One window of the Populus nigra chromosome 4, ddPopNigr1.1, whole genome shotgun sequence genome contains the following:
- the LOC133690508 gene encoding VQ motif-containing protein 9: protein MDKSCQSSGDSTITSSNSSTHNTAIDNNRDHYLKHLNKLSHKISKPPITTTTANIKKGPFDQPCQQQSQTQLSQPSSQQQQNQNLQGQQQQQQHQHQPPVYNINKNDFRDVVQKLTGSPAHERFSTPPPIHPPKPQSSRLQRIRPPPLAHVSNRPPPSLNSTIPPPQQPPLTTVPNPNPSASATNSFIQRSTAPLSPLPPFPAVHAAAESPVSAYMRYLQNTISAVDSNKQFSGFSPLAPLVSPRWNNLMAPQQQFAMPPPQQVMNPSQLAGMVAPQPQFQLPTSPLPFGCMNSPRSPYPLLSPSLLLSPSSFPLSPTVPVTSPRWRGL, encoded by the coding sequence ATGGATAAAAGCTGTCAATCATCTGGTGATTCTACAATCACCAGTAGTAATAGCAGCACCCACAACACCGCCATCGACAACAACAGAGATCACTATCTCAAACACCTCAACAAACTCTCTCACAAGATCTCCAAACCCCCAATCACAACCACCACCGCAAATATAAAGAAGGGCCCCTTTGATCAACCCTGTCAGCAGCAATCGCAAACGCAACTATCTCAGCCATCATCACAACagcaacaaaatcaaaatctgcaggggcagcagcagcagcagcagcatcagcATCAACCGCCTGTTTACAATATAAACAAGAATGATTTCCGTGACGTGGTACAAAAACTAACAGGATCTCCAGCTCATGAGAGATTCTCTACACCTCCACCCATACACCCACCCAAACCTCAAAGCTCTCGCTTACAACGTATTCGTCCTCCGCCCTTGGCTCACGTTAGCAACCGTCCTCCTCCTTCGCTGAACAGCACCATCCCACCTCCTCAACAACCACCCCTGACCACCGTTCCGAACCCTAACCCCTCCGCCTCTGCGACAAACAGTTTCATCCAACGGTCAACGGCACCTCTCTCCCCGTTACCGCCATTCCCGGCTGTTCACGCGGCGGCGGAATCGCCTGTTTCTGCTTACATGCGGTACCTCCAGAACACGATCTCTGCCGTTGATTCTAACAAGCAGTTCTCGGGATTCTCGCCGCTGGCCCCGTTGGTTTCACCTCGATGGAACAATCTGATGGCTCCACAACAGCAATTTGCCATGCCACCCCCGCAACAAGTAATGAACCCCTCGCAGTTAGCAGGGATGGTCGCACCACAGCCGCAGTTTCAATTGCCAACGTCACCGCTGCCATTTGGATGCATGAACTCACCGCGGTCTCCATATCCTCTGCTTTCCCCGAGTTTGTTGCTTTCGCCATCTTCATTTCCTCTCTCACCAACAGTGCCCGTTACTAGCCCTAGATGGAGAGGTCTTTGA
- the LOC133692486 gene encoding cytochrome c oxidase subunit 6b-1-like isoform X1 → MATETPTLSERYELKGKEEKTDVVSKPVEVKEEEKPATAVSEEAAEKAEEAPPLAAEEKTEDTPAAAEESTEAPTTDESSSEDAPAAAEETNEGTEENSGEEAVEEKKEIKLETAPADYRFPTTNQTRHCFTRYIEYHRCVAAKGEGASECDKFAKYYRSLCPSEWVRISEIFNILRSMILVFTFNHTGCSKAV, encoded by the exons ATGGCCACCGAAACGCCGACACTATCTGAG CGATACGAACTGAagggaaaagaagagaagacagatgTGGTTTCAAAACCTGTAGAAGTAAAAGAAGAGGAGAAACCAGCGACTGCTGTTTCTGAGGAGGCCGCGGAGAAAGCTGAGGAAGCACCACCACTTGCTGCTGAAGAAAAAACTGAAGATACTCCTGCTGCCGCTGAAGAAAGCACTGAAGCTCCCACTACTGATGAAAGCAGCAGTGAAGATGCTCCTGCCGCTGCTGAAGAAACCAATGAAGGTACAGAAGAGAACTCAGGAGAAGAGGCTGtggaagagaagaaggagaTTAAG CTTGAGACAGCACCAGCTGATTACCGCTTCCCAACCACAAATCAAACAAGGCACTGCTTTACCAGATACATTGAGTATCATCG GTGCGTAGCTGCCAAGGGTGAAGGTGCTTCAGAGTGTGATAAGTTTGCCAAATATTATCGTTCTCTCTGCCCTAGTGAATGGGTACGTATATCTGAGATCTTCAATATACTAAGGAGTATGATATTAGTTTTTACTTTCAACCACACAGGCTGTTCAAAAGCTGTTTAA
- the LOC133692488 gene encoding histone H3.3, with the protein MARTKQTARKSTGGKAPRKQLATKAARKSAPTTGGVKKPHRYRPGTVALREIRKYQKSTELLIRKLPFQRLVREIAQDFKTDLRFQSHAVLALQEAAEAYLVGLFEDTNLCAIHAKRVTIMPKDIQLARRIRGERA; encoded by the coding sequence aTGGCTCGTACAAAGCAAACAGCGCGTAAATCTACCGGTGGCAAGGCTCCAAGGAAGCAGCTCGCCACCAAGGCTGCACGCAAGTCAGCCCCAACAACAGGAGGCGTGAAGAAGCCACACAGATACAGACCTGGAACAGTTGCTCTTCGTGAAATCCGCAAGTACCAGAAGAGTACTGAACTGCTCATCAGGAAACTCCCATTCCAGAGGCTTGTTCGTGAAATTGCTCAGGATTTCAAGACTGATTTGAGATTCCAGAGCCATGCTGTTTTGGCTTTGCAAGAGGCAGCTGAAGCTTACCTTGTTGGCTTGTTTGAGGACACTAATCTTTGTGCTATCCATGCCAAGCGTGTTACTATCATGCCTAAGGATATCCAGCTCGCCAGGAGGATTCGTGGTGAGAGGGCTTAG
- the LOC133692486 gene encoding cytochrome c oxidase subunit 6b-1-like isoform X2, with the protein MATETPTLSERYELKGKEEKTDVVSKPVEVKEEEKPATAVSEEAAEKAEEAPPLAAEEKTEDTPAAAEESTEAPTTDESSSEDAPAAAEETNEGTEENSGEEAVEEKKEIKLETAPADYRFPTTNQTRHCFTRYIEYHRCVAAKGEGASECDKFAKYYRSLCPSEWVERWNEQRANGTFPGPL; encoded by the exons ATGGCCACCGAAACGCCGACACTATCTGAG CGATACGAACTGAagggaaaagaagagaagacagatgTGGTTTCAAAACCTGTAGAAGTAAAAGAAGAGGAGAAACCAGCGACTGCTGTTTCTGAGGAGGCCGCGGAGAAAGCTGAGGAAGCACCACCACTTGCTGCTGAAGAAAAAACTGAAGATACTCCTGCTGCCGCTGAAGAAAGCACTGAAGCTCCCACTACTGATGAAAGCAGCAGTGAAGATGCTCCTGCCGCTGCTGAAGAAACCAATGAAGGTACAGAAGAGAACTCAGGAGAAGAGGCTGtggaagagaagaaggagaTTAAG CTTGAGACAGCACCAGCTGATTACCGCTTCCCAACCACAAATCAAACAAGGCACTGCTTTACCAGATACATTGAGTATCATCG GTGCGTAGCTGCCAAGGGTGAAGGTGCTTCAGAGTGTGATAAGTTTGCCAAATATTATCGTTCTCTCTGCCCTAGTGAATGG GTAGAGAGATGGAATGAGCAAAGGGCGAATGGCACATTTCCGGGTCCTCTGTAG
- the LOC133692203 gene encoding 14-3-3-like protein — protein sequence MAVTPSAREENVYMAKLAEQAERYEEMVEYMEKVSASLENEELTVEERNLLSVAYKNVIGARRASWRIISSIEQKEESRGNEDHVSVIRDYRAKIETELSSICDGILKLLDSRLIPTASAGDSKVFYLKMKGDYHRYLAEFKTGAERKEAAESTLTAYKAAQDIANAELAPTHPIRLGLALNFSVFYYEILNSPDRACSLAKQAFDEAIAELDTLGEESYKDSTLIMQLLRDNLTLWTSDMQDDGADEIKEAAPKPGDEQQ from the exons ATGGCGGTCACACCATCAGCTCGCGAGGAAAATGTTTACATGGCAAAACTCGCCGAGCAAGCCGAACGTTACGAAGAAATGGTGGAGTACATGGAGAAAGTCTCTGCCTCCCTCGAGAACGAGGAACTCACCGTGGAAGAGCGAAACCTCCTCTCTGTGGCTTACAAAAACGTGATCGGAGCTAGACGTGCTTCGTGGAGGATTATTTCCTCGATCGAGCAGAAAGAGGAGAGTCGTGGTAACGAAGACCATGTGTCTGTGATCCGTGACTACAGGGCTAAGATTGAGACCGAACTGTCTTCGATCTGTGACGGGATCTTGAAGTTGCTCGATTCGAGGTTGATTCCAACGGCCTCGGCTGGTGATTCGAAGGTGTTCTATTTGAAGATGAAGGGAGATTATCACAGGTATTTGGCTGAGTTTAAAACTGGTGCTGAAAGGAAAGAGGCTGCTGAGAGTACTCTCACTGCTTACAAAGCCGctcag GACATTGCAAATGCAGAGCTGGCTCCCACTCACCCAATCCGTCTAGGATTGGCTCTTAACTTCTCTGTCTTCTACTATGAAATTCTCAACTCTCCAGATCGTGCTTGCAGTCTTGCTAAACAG GCTTTTGATGAGGCCATTGCGGAGCTGGATACGTTGGGTGAGGAGTCATACAAGGACAGCACTTTGATCATGCAACTCCTTCGTGACAATCTTACTCTTTGGACCTCTGACATGCAG GACGATGGTGCTGATGAGATTAAAGAAGCAGCACCCAAACCTGGTGATGAACAGCAGTGA